atctttatttctgccttcatttcgttatgtacccagtagtcattcaggagcaggttgttcagtttccatgtagttgagcggttttgattgagtttcttagtcctgagttctaatttgattgcactgtggtctgagagacagtttgttacaatttctgttcttatacatttgctgaggagtgctttacttccaattatgtggtcaattttggaataagtgtgatgtggtgctgagaagaatgtatattctgttgatttggggtggagagttctatagatgtctattaggtctgcttgctgcagagatgagttcaattcctggatatccttgttaactttctgtctcgttgatctgtctaatgttgacagtggagtgttgaagtctcccattattatggtatgggagtctaagtctctttgtaagtctctaaggacttgctttataaatctgggtgctcctgtattgggtgcatatatatttaggatagttagctcttcctgttgaattgatccttttaccattatgtaatggccttctttgtctcttttgatcatccctgggatgcaaggctggttcaacattcgcaaatcaataaacataatccagcatataaacagaaccaaagacaagaaccacatgattatctcaatagatgcagaaaaggcttttgacaaaattcaacagcccttcatgctaaaaacgctcaataaattcggtattgatggaacgtacctcaaaatcataagagctatttatgacaaacccacagccaatatcatactgaatgggcaaaaactggaaaaattccctttgaaaactggcacaagacagggatgccctctctcaccactcctattcaacatagtgttggaagttctggctagggcaatcaggcaagagaaagaaatcaaggggattcagttaggaaaagaagaagtcaaattgtccctctttgcagatgacatgattgtatatttagaaaatcccattgtctcagcccaaaatctccttaagctgataagcaacttcagcaaagtctcaggatacaaaattaatgtgcaaaaatcacaagcattcttatacaccagtaacagacagagccaaatcatgaatgaacttccattcacaattgcttcaaagagaataaaatacctaggaatccaacttacaagggatgtaaaggacctcttcaaggagaactacaaaccactgctcagtgaaatcaaagaggacacaaacaaatggaagaacataccatgctcatggataggaagaatcaatatcgtgaaaatggccatactgcccaaggcaatttatagattcaatgccatccccatcaagctaccaatgagcttcttcacagaattggaaaaaactgctttaaagttcatatggaaccaaaaaagagcccgcatctccaagacaatcctaagtcaaaagaacaaagctggaggcatcacactacctgacttcaaactatactacaaggctacagtaacgaaaacagcatggtactggtaccaaaacagagatatagaccaatggaacagaacagagtcctcagaaataataccacacatctacagccatctgatctttgacacacctgacaaaaacaagaaatggggaaaggattccctatttaataaatggtgctgggaaaattggctagccataagtagaaagctgaaactggatcctttccttactccttatacgaaaattaattcaagatggattagagacttaaatgttagacctaataccataaaatccctaaaggaaaacctaggtagtaccattcaggacataggcatgggcaaagacttcatgtctaaaacaccaaaagcaacggcagcaaaagccaaaattgacaaatgggatctcattaaactaaagagcttctgcacagcaaaagaaactaccatcagagtgaacaggcaacctacagaatgggagaaaatttttgcaatctactcatctgacaaagggctaatatccagaacctacaaagaactcaaacaaatttacaagaaaaaaacaaacaaccccatcaaaaagtgggcaaaggatatgaacagacatttctcaaaagaagacattcatacagccaacagacacatgaaaaaatgctcatcatcactggccatcagagaaatgcaaatcaaaaccacaatgagataccatctcacaccagttagaatggcgatcattcaaaagtcaggaaacaacaggtgctggagaggatgtggagaaataggaacacttttacactgttggtgggattgtaaactagttcaaccagtacggcgattcctcaaagatctagaactagatgtaccatatgacccagccatcccattactgggtatatacccaaaggattataaatcatgctgctataaagacacatgcacacgtatgtttattgcggcactattcacaatagcaaagacttggaatcaacccaaatgtccatcagtgacagactgaattaagaaaatgtggcacatatacaccatggaatactatgcagccataaaaaaggatgagtttgtgtcctttgtagggacatggatgcagctggaaaccatcattcttagcaaactatcacaagaacagagaaccaaacaccgcatgttctcactcataggtgggaactgaacaatgagatcacttggactcgggaaggggaacatcacacaccggggcctatcatggggaggggggaggggggagggattgcattgggagttataactgatgtaaatgatgagttgatgggtgctgacgagttgatgggtgcagcacagcaacatggcacaagtatacatatgtaacaaacctgcacgttatgcacatgtaccctagaacttaaagtataataataataataaataaattaaaaaaagaaaaaaaaaggttgagcTAAACACTTGCTGGTATTAATGTGAAGGACAGTGATGAAACATGCAGCAGCATGTACAAGAATAAGTGAAAATCTACACTGAACTACGGAGCTCTTTCCTCTCGCTGCTCCCAGGATGTCAGCAGCCAGCATACATCATGAACTACTTAATTTTCCACTACTATGCACATATGCTAAGTAAGAAggtggaggatttttttttccagaagaaaatatatgaCTGTTACACTGGCTGCTTGCccacaaaataaaccaaaaatatacAGACACTGGCCACACATTTGGAGATTCCAAATaactgggttttgtttgtttatttgtttgtttgttttaatttcctagACTTTAAACATAAATGGAGGCTTTTTGGTTTCAGATACGATGGCAAGACTAGTGAAGGCTCCAATAAATTACACACTAGAGAAACACTTGACCTATGCATTTAGCCTCTGTATATAATCTAATAAATTATACTGAGTTTTAAGCTGATGCAATAGAATGAAAATTATGTAGTAGATTTACTGTGCACAGCCTATCATTCCCAAGGGAGGACTTCCACTGAGAGGAGGATAGTAAAGACTATCACAATGCCACTCACCAGGAATAAGAGTGTGAACACTTCAGCCCACTGCATCTTGGGCTGTAATTTCCACTACTTGCATGACTCTGATGAGACAAAACATTTACACTTTATTACTCACAGATAGCCTGCAAGTGACAGTAAAGTCCAGGACTCATGGCAAGCCGGTCACCTAAAGCTCAGAAAGGATGCCAAGGGCAGATGGAATCTCATCTGTGTTTGCCTCATGTTGCCTACAGCTGAGGGAGGCTAAAACAAGTTCTCTCTGAATTTTATGCCCCAAGGACGCCTAATTTTATGCCCCAAGGATGCTTAAATGCTAGTTGTAGGACATCCTGTTCTAGGAGGAGCAGAAACACAGCCTGGGCTGTTCCACACAGTGACTCATCTCAGAATGTTGCATTTCCAGCACAATCTACAGTTTTTCTGAAAACCACAAGCAAGAAAAGTGAGGTAAAGCTGGGTTAACCAAGGCCACCAAGAAACCATCATGAAAAGGCAAATTAGTCTTTGATTGCCAGCTTTTTGAggtcttcattttaaagaatttcttaTAGGCTAAAGTAACTGCAGACAAAGTCTCCAATAGAAGCTACCAGGTTCATTTAAGGCTCAAGGTTCTGGAAATCTATTTATTGAGccatgaaacaaataaataagaaagtaaagaTGATACATCTCATTATAATTTTTCAGACAAGAGATATTATTCTACTTGACTGGACTTTTGTGTCCAGTCTAtattctaagaaagaaagaattctaagatataaaatattccaAGATTCTTTATTATGATGCCTCTCCTAACTTATGCAAGTGATCTTTAATTAATGTAGGTGTGTAGGGGTAGATGAGTATATTTTTCTAGATATGTTTCTCATTACCAGAAGAATAATCAAATACCTCAAATCTAACCTTCTAGATCACACATTTTCACAGGATACCAGTTTATTTTAGTGTTCAAGAAATTTTGTTCCACATATCACATAGACAAAATGACTAAAAATCGACATTCTAAAattgacaataaaaaatgtaaatccaGGTTGTCTTGTGgaataaaaatttatatgttcctctaattaaaacaataacaaaaaaataggaCATTCTGCTACCCAATCCTTCTCTCCTAGTGTGAACAGCTAAGATGGTTCACAAACACTCCAAAATTATCCACATTTGTACTATTCATTGAAGTCAACTATTCATTGACAGAGTAAGAGATAAACCCATTTTGAAATAATCACACAAACAATACTGTATATCAATGAAATGTATCTATAACTATACTTAATAACCAGTATAAAACTTAATATCTTAATGCTGAATactgaatacaaaataaaatcaattccTAAAACTCTACATATAGTAtgttaaattcattaaaattcaaaacCAGATAAATCTTTATAAAATAGATCCATCTTAGGctaataggttttatttttaagcaataagAGAATTATGCATTAACAAAATCAGGATATTGGCTACCTTTAAGGTGAGACAAGGGACAGGATagaaaagaggttaaaaatatatttaatttttggtaACAGTTTAAGTTTTGGTATGGGTAGTAAATTTACATATACTTGTTATATtagttaaataaatgtaaaaagtaataacataaaataaataaaagatgataaaattGTCTGGAAATAGGTAAATTCTgctgttaaaattttattataagaaCTGGTTCCTTCTAATTATCTGTTGGCTCTGCTTCCTTCTGtgttggcttttttcactcatgGTAAGATTACAAGCAGGAGTCCTGTATCTGTACTCTCAGCAACTctattaggaaaaagaaaatgacttctcTCAATAGTCCAGAAAAATGTGTTGACTTTGCATTTGTTTGCTAATAATGCTTCAATCCAATCATTAACTCCTAGGGGACTTGCTTTACAATCAATCTAGTGAGAGTCATATTCACACACTTGGGAAGAAATAACACAATCCAAACATTACACAAATATGCTGAAAATGCCAAAGTTCTGGCTACTTAGAGGAAAATGAGAGTTCAGAGCCCACCGAGACAGTTTCCATAACTTGACATTAGTGTTCTTATGAGGCAGGCAGGATGCATCTGCAAAAGTATTTAGATATggtacagaaaaacaacaaataaccaCCAAAGATTGCATGTTTTCTCCTTATTGAGACTACATTccatattatgaaaaatagtgCACTCTAGAATAGGTTCTGAAATAGAATAGATGTTGAAAATCCTGACATTTTCAACATCTCATTTGGTGTGTTGATTATAAGTGCTAAGTCGTATCAGTGAAAGAGATTTCTACTGCAGCATTTGATGTATCTCAAGTCCCAACCTCACTTACACTGCTGTTCTTTTAAATGAGTAGTTTTAGTGTAGTTCAGAAAGAATCTTTTATTTACATCCTTAACCGTCACATAGGtaattttacagaaaagttaattataaattattaccCAAGCTGTCTTCCAATGTGGTTTCATTtgtcatatttattaatttacttaataCGTAATTGATTATTTAATACTGACCATTAATTGtcattttcaacattttcttaGGGTAGATAAGTGAGCAACCTGGGCAAGCTGCTTAACTTCtgtgagtttcagttttctttcagttttaccTACTTCATGGAATAGTTATGGGGATTAAAAGATCAAACTTTTACAAAGTGATAAACAGAGCCTAGTATATAAAAagtattcaatacatatttggtagaataaaattatgttaataaaaaCATGTTGTAATGAGTGCTATTTTACTAACTTGagttaataaaacaaatagaaatgaaGTTGAAAAAAGTGAGATTAAGTTCTTGGTGTACATATTAATCCTCAGACCACTTGCTATGAATATGAGGGTTCTCGGAGGGAGATGTCCGTATTCCACAGAGTAGAACCTCTTGTTTTGAGACATCATACTTCCTTTCCTGCATACTACTTGCAAATAAATTATAAGTGTATTATGGAAGCTAGAAAAATTCGTTTCCCAATGCAAGGAGGGGCAACTTTAAATCACTGGTGGGGGCAGAAGTATTTCTTGGTGATCCACATCTTCTTTAACCAATGACGTTCtgttttctctcactctctccaccatccatttgtatttttcctctttttccctcgCATCTTTGGTGTGCCTGAGGCACCTCCACATCCTCATTTGTATCTAATTACTGAGTACGAGGATGATTAACTTACTGTTCGTGTAGGCTAAATAGACAAACCAAAAGTTAAATTTATTGCAACACTGGAATTGATTTCAATTTGCAAAATAAGGGAAACTTTAGGGAATAATATTGTCTAGGATGCTAAAACCTTTTATCATGTCTTGAAGTACTCCCTctgaaatgcaggaaaaaaatttttttccaatattCCATGGGAAGGCTGCTTTCAAAAAGAGATAATCTCGACACTAATTTAGAgaaaggaacaggaaaaaaaaatgaatattcaactgttttcaaggtttaatgttaacatatgaaataaataaaataaaatacagtattttgaaTAAAACAATCTTTTGAATTCAACAAATACAAGCCTGAACTGGTAAAAGCTTGGCCTGAGCAAATCAGAAGACAAGAGTGGTTCAGGAACAAATGGATAGTTCTGAATCTCATATGACTCATCTCTGTTAAATCAATGCCTCTTCCTCAAGTCACACATATGGCCTCAACGGGAAGGCTCTGGGATCATCTGACAGAGGAGGAAAGGATTCTGGTCAGGTTCACATACAAGTCACCACAGTACATTGACATTAACCTAAAAGGACATCCCAGCCCTAAATGGTGGCCTTAAAGGTATGTAGCGTAGAGAATTTCTGCTAGTGGACAAAACCCTGAATAATATTCTTGGTTTCAACTTCGTATAGAAGGGGAAGAGTCCTGGGTAATAAATATACATTGACTGGAGGCAGTGGtaaatgcctagtttgttgataAAGTTCCTGGAAGATCAGAAGACTGGACCAAGTAATCTGGAAAAGAGTTACGTGAATAGACCTATTGAAGTTAGACCTAACTTGAAAGCATGTACAAGAGAGCAGGCTTTAACTATCCAGACGATGAGGATGAACTGTGCTCTGACATGGTCCGTCCCTAAGGATATTCCAGTGATAGCACAATGAGCCCATGAACAGAGAGTCTATACTGGCAAGGATGTTTTATGCCTGGGCTCAGCGACACGAGCTCCCTACCATAAATGCTCATCTGCCGTCTGCCCGCTCTGAGTGTCCAACATGCCAGTAGCAGAATCCATGCCTGAGCACTCAATGTGATGCCGGTCTCTGGGAAAATATTTATGTGCCTGATAGCATGTTAATTATATAAAACCTCCTCCACCCTGAAAGTGAAAGCAATTGGTCCTAAtcagaaacaatagacactgtagATGCAGATTTGTCTTCCATCTCCATAGTACCTTCATCTACACCAACATTTGACAGCTTGCAGACGGATTGACACACTGACATAATATCCATTAAAGATTGCCTAGGACCTGGTACCTATTTTGGGGCAAAGGAGATATAAAATGTTCTCATGATCTCATAATTCACTGATCTTCCCGTATAGCCCATCACCCATAAGCATCTAGCTTCATAGAAGAGCGGAAAGGACTGGTAAACCCTCAATCAAGGGACTAGCTAGAAGTCAGCTCTGGAGGAGACAGGATGTTCTTTTCAGGATTCAGTGTATGCATTGAACGCTGAACCAATGCCTGCTACGTGGTGTGGAGTCCCCATTTGCCTGCCATATACATCATTCTGAGATCCAAGGGGTGAAAGTagagtgttttctaatttttgcaCTCCCAGAAACTCACTTTCTTAGTCTTCAGATTCATGAGGACCAAAGTCCTGGTTTCCagagagaaaaacatattttccagGAGCACAGCAGGAACCACTATTTTGTGCTCCTTATGCAAATGGaccagtaggaaaaaaaaatagttactaTTTTGGCTAGAGTAGTTGATTCTGGTTATCATGAGTGGCTAGTGTCGTCATAATGGATTAGGACAGAGATGATTGTAtccagaacacagagaaggtaaTGGAATCTCTCTTAGCACTTGCACACCAGGGATAACTGTAACTGGACAATTGCAGCAACTACAGTAAATAAGAACAAGAAAACTAGGGATCAAACTCTTATGGATAATGCTTTCAGTCACCCCACAGGGTAGACAACCCAAACCAACTGAAGTGCTGGCCAAGggtgaaagaaatcaagggtgaGAAAATGGGTGCTGGAAGAGGAAGATGTTCTCTATCAGCTATGGTTCTGGGAATTGCTGCAACATTAAGGAAGTTATCTCAGTTGTGTTTTTCTTTAGGTCTAGTTCGGAAAACAGGACTGGGCACAATCCTAAGGACATTCTTGATTACTACCTCCCAGTCTCTGGCCACATGCTCAATCAGTTGCGAACCCTGGATGTTACCTCGTTCATCTCACCCTCTCACACTGCCGGCCGCTTTGACCTTCCCTGGGAGAGGACTGTTTTCTGGCATGGTCTCCAGCGCACCTGCTATGGCGACAGCATCCATGTCCAATCTGACTAGACCCTGGGGTTTCATTTGTAAGTGCTGTCGCCGAGAGACAGTCAGATCATATTATTCTCTAAAGGAAAAAGTTACGTGTCAATGTttatactattcctttctgtgactacaaacataatataaaatagaaattataagtGAATAtaggtataaaattatttttaatggaaggaATCATAAGAAACTGCTAACAATGGTGTGTTTCTAAGAAAAGATAGGAAAGTGATTatgctttttctttcagtttttacattGTCGAACTGTTTGAGTTTTCAGACAGTTCAATATGCATGTGTTCCTTTATATATTCATGTAAATAAGACATCTGTATGGTAACATTATGCaacttttcactttcttcttttcttttgtcattgTATTATGACAAAAGCTAGTaagtgcatattttaaaaaataaaatttctgttaaaCATAGTAAACTGTCCACAAAAACGTATTTCCTTTGTCGTCTGAATTGTCGctaaaataagagtaaaatagaaattatatgttAATCCACAATGACAAAAAAGCAGGCAGGAAATACCGGCCGGTGAAAGATTTTCacacatttttttgaaaaatagagaacAGTGTTACCAGGTAGTTGACTCAGTGTTGTGGGGGAAGTTACAGCCAATCTGAGCAAGGACGGAGAAAACTAGCAAGTTAGTTCACCTGCAAAACTCCTGAGATGCTAAATGCTTGTAGCATATGATTTTACAGAATGTAGGAGTGAAACATACATTGtattacatgaaaattattttatttccacgGGCCATTTTCTACACAGCCAGGTAAGAATTCCTCTATATTATTTCACAAAAGATTGGAGTTTATTCTTTTGAAAGACTGAGCTAAATAATTCCTGGAATTAATGTGGGGGACAGTGATGAAACGTGCATGTGCAAGGAGAAGTGAAGTCTACGCTGCAAACTATGGGGCCTTTTCCTCTCGCTGCTCCCAGGATGTCAGCAGCCAGCACACATTACAACCTTATCAATTCCCCACTGCTCTATACATAGCCTCAGCAGCAGggtagaggatttttttttttaggaggaaATATATGAGTCATACTATAGTGCCTGACACCTCAAAAATGAAGCCCATAAATATGCAAACACTGCTCACACATTTGGAAaggctaaattttttaaaatttattttctccacttTAAACATAGGGTGAGTTTCTGCTTTCAGGGATATGACGGCAAGACCAGTGAATGGCAAGATAGGGTAATCGAAGCCGGTCCCCAATGGAAAGCCAGGAGGAATTGCTCTTCTGCATGTTTGTGATTCTATGTTTAACAATGTTTCTTTGTCATAGATATTTCAGGAAGTTATCTAAttatgaaatattagaaaaatgcGATAATAATGACAAATAATACCTTACTCTTTTGAATGtgttattctctcatttttccaCTCCAAATCCCATGAGGTTGTTATTATTGCCTTCATTGCACAGATGAGTTAAGCAACGCTGAGAAATCTTAAGATCATCTAGCTTAAATTATTAAGTCCACCTTTTTCCCTTTAGCCTCCAAGAAAACATTTCTGCCCCAAAGTTTCTTCATCGCATTCTTTACCTCTGCATTTCTCAGCGTATAAATCAGAGGATTTAACATGGGAGTGATAATGGTGTAAAATACAGCCACCATCTTATCCTCTGAAAAGGTAGTATCAGGGCGCATGTACATAAACGTACAGGGGCCGAAAAAGATAATGACCACGGCAATGTGGGAGCCACAGGTGGAGAGGGCTTTGCGCCTGCCTTCTGCTGACTGCTTTCTCAGGGAAACCAGGATGATGCTGTAGGAGATTAGCAAGATAACAAAACTCCCCAGAGCAATGGTACCACTGTTGACTGTCACAACAACACCAACAATGTACGTGTCTGTGCAGGCAAGTTTCAACACGGGGTGAACATCACAAAAGTAGTGATCTATCTCATTGGGTCCACAAAAGGGTAGCTGGACTACCAGAGCCACTTGGATAATGGAGTGTAAGAACCCACCTACCCATGTCCCTAATAACATCTTATTGCATCTCTCCTGGTCCATGATGGTCGTATAATGTAGGGGTTTACAGATAGCCACATAGCGATCATAGGCCATCACAGTGAGGATGAAGATCTCAGTGCAACCAAAGAAATGTACTCCAAAGAGCTGCAACATGCACCCCACATAGGAGATGGTTTTGTCCTTTGCTAACAGGTCAACAATCATCTTGGGAGCTGTGACTGAAGAGTAACAAATGTCCACCAAAGACAAGAAGCTGAGAAAGAAATACATGGGTGACTTAAACAGATTGTTCAGGCAAACTGTCAGCATGATGAGGAGATTTCCCAGAAGAATGATTATGTAGAAGACAGAAAACACCACGAAACAAACTTTCTCAATCTCTGGGCTCTGAGAAAGACCCCAGAAAATGAATTCAGTTacgttgtttattttttccatggaACGGGT
Above is a genomic segment from Chlorocebus sabaeus isolate Y175 chromosome 1, mChlSab1.0.hap1, whole genome shotgun sequence containing:
- the OR4S2 gene encoding olfactory receptor 4S2, with translation MEKINNVTEFIFWGLSQSPEIEKVCFVVFSVFYIIILLGNLLIMLTVCLNNLFKSPMYFFLSFLSLVDICYSSVTAPKMIVDLLAKDKTISYVGCMLQLFGVHFFGCTEIFILTVMAYDRYVAICKPLHYTTIMDQERCNKMLLGTWVGGFLHSIIQVALVVQLPFCGPNEIDHYFCDVHPVLKLACTDTYIVGVVVTVNSGTIALGSFVILLISYSIILVSLRKQSAEGRRKALSTCGSHIAVVIIFFGPCTFMYMRPDTTFSEDKMVAVFYTIITPMLNPLIYTLRNAEVKNAMKKLWGRNVFLEAKGKKVDLII